A window from Garra rufa chromosome 14, GarRuf1.0, whole genome shotgun sequence encodes these proteins:
- the proca1 gene encoding uncharacterized protein proca1 gives MWSVFFVFLSYLDRNFVKGEFLSQALDAEKESKELFYMLNNTLCAKSSIVGDYHLHQVTDGAEEVRSVHDSEGRLVDCSVIQNEMQVKSFMHVCRLGLRNQMSSDLKMSLTRVSEAKANCNKLKSKGDRNSKPNSEAANNKKTRTKRGFTYPGTLWCGAGNIADHYDQLGEFEETDKCCRVHDHCPYVIHAFSSNYGYTNFKWHSLSHCDCDNTLKECLRRVNDTSSRVVGQAFFNVIEVPCFDFSFEEQCVERHWYGVCKKYDRVPVAVIKESIPYDFGGIDVIDVLTIAPPKKQQSDEENQNKTESTTQSSFSESKTATPEEPSLTNVVTAAEDFIKVLATVSTSQSSSTDAGKGEAQTSEKKRKKNSGKKKKDNKKKRGKGKGRRKNKKLDEGPTGAPPTGQTEEVMGRTNFAEEAAKMNRLSIKENNFMNSELDSEGNSNKMMRDDPQRTANDNQDVVTSVETDKQPEILENRQPELVSSSPPAQVTPAVRDKTKPRQRAGKKKQRKNSPSTEATQLHFKEETLPTSPSEGVSLTTSTTESSIGTFLTEEKGPVVVSTQQTPIVRTKRPSSRQRDGRKRMRKINSSTEEPPRDSSSQDPLLSTSSVPARSAEVLKRLGLDQTEGLKDTNGGRNKGRRVIKICYEAVVPDAEDTTPFPTLDAEFQLKDPEINTAPMFPLLQTIAPSSATRRPRNAKMKRSKERGTRQKSGKVKRE, from the exons ATGTGGTCCGTGTTTTTCGTGTTCCTCTCTTACCTAGACAGGAACTTTGTCAAAGGCGAATTCCTAAGCCAAGCTTTAGATGCCGAAAAAGAGAGCAAAGAGCTCTTTTACATGCTCAACAACACTCTTTGCGCTAAAAGTTCGATTGTGGGAGACTATCACCTCCATCAGGTTACCGATGGGGCTGAGGAGGTCCGCTCTGTGCATGACTCTGAGGGCCGCCTGGTCGACTGCTCTGTGATCCAAAACGAAATGCAAGTCAAATCCTTTATGCACGTTTGCAGACTTGGGCTCAGAAACCAAATGAGCTCTGATCTGAAGATGAGTTTGACCAGGGTGTCTGAAGCGAAGGCGAACTGTAACAAGTTGAAATCAAAAGGCGACAGAAACTCGAAGCCGAATTCTGAGGCAGCGAACAATAAGAAGACGCGAACCAAGCGAGGCTTCACTTATCCCGGGACACTTTGGTGTGGTGCGGGAAACATCGCTGATCATTATGATCAGTTAG GCGAATTTGAAGAGACCGACAAATGTTGCCGCGTTCACGATCACTGCCCATATGTCATCCACGCGTTCTCTTCCAACTATGGATACACCAATTTTAAATGGCACTCTCTTAGCCATTGCGACTGCGACAATAC CTTAAAGGAATGCCTGAGACGTGTCAATGACACTTCATCCCGGGTGGTTGGACAAGCCTTCTTTAATGTGATCGAAGTGCCTTGCTTTGATTTTTCATTTGAAGAGCAGTGTGTTGAGCGTCACTGGTATGGGGT GTGTAAGAAGTATGACAGAGTTCCCGTCGCAGTGATTAAAGAATCAATCCCATATGACTTTGGAGGCATCGATGTCATTGACGTATTGACTATCGCTCCTCCTAAGAAGCAGCAGTCAGATGAAGAAAACCAGAACAAGACTGAAAGCACAACACAGTCGTCATTCTCCGAATCAAAGACCGCAACCCCCGAGGAGCCCTCGCTCACAAACGTGGTAACAGCTGCGGAGGATTTCATTAAAGTCCTCGCCACAGTCTCCACCTCTCAAAGCTCGTCCACAGACGCAGGTAAAGGAGAAGCTCAGACGTCAGAGAAGAAGAGAAAGAAGAACTCTGGGAAGAAGAAGAAAGACAACAAGAAGAAACGAGGAAAGGGTAAAGGCAGGAGGAAGAATAAAAAACTTGATGAAGGACCGACCGGTGCGCCACCAACCGGTCAAACGGAGGAGGTCATGGGGAGGACCAACTTTGCGGAGGAAGCAGCGAAGATGAATCGGTTGAGCATAAAAGAAAACAACTTCATGAACAGCGAGCTAGACTCTGAGGGAAATTCGAACAAGATGATGCGAGATGATCCTCAGAGGACGGCGAATGATAATCAGGATGTTGTTACCTCAGTAGAGACAGATAAACAACCAGAGATTCTAGAGAACAGACAACCAGAGTTAGTCTCCTCCTCGCCTCCGGCTCAAGTTACCCCAGCCGTCCGCGATAAGACCAAGCCGAGACAAAGAGCCGGAAagaaaaagcaaagaaaaaacagCCCTTCCACAGAAGCCACCCAACTTCATTTCAAGGAAGAAACTCTCCCGACTAGTCCGTCTGAAGGCGTCAGCCTCACAACGTCAACAACCGAGAGTTCAATTGGGACTTTTCTTACAGAAGAAAAGGGACCTGTAGTTGTTAGTACACAACAAACACCAATTGTTAGAACCAAAAGGCCAAGTTCGAGGCAGAGAGACGGAAGAAAGAGAATGAGGAAAATCAACTCCTCTACAGAAGAACCTCCTCGTGATAGCAGCTCTCAGGATCCGCTATTGTCCACAAGTTCTGTGCCTGCCAGGTCTGCAGAGGTACTAAAGCGATTGGGATTGGACCAAACGGAAGGTTTGAAGGACACCAATGGTGGAAGAAACAAAGGAAGGCGTGTGATCAAAATCTGCTATGAAGCCGTTGTGCCTGACGCTGAAGACACGACACCCTTTCCGACTCTGGACGCTGAGTTTCAATTGAAGGATCCTGAGATAAACACAGCGCCGATGTTTCCTCTCCTACAGACTATCGCTCCGTCCTCAGCAACCCGCAGACCTAGGAACGCGAAAATGAAGAGAAGCAAGGAGCGAGGAACAAGACAAAAGAGTGGAAAAGTTAAAAGAGAGTGA
- the LOC141284924 gene encoding dehydrogenase/reductase SDR family member 11-like, with the protein MNCWKGRVALVTGASVGIGAAVAKSLVQHGMKVVGCARNVKQIENLAAECVRSGFSGTLIPYECDLTVEDEILSMFTWIKDQHIGVDVCINNAGLAHPEPLLTGKTTGWRSMINLNVLALSVCTREAYQSMKERKVDDGHIININSVCGHRVINNADGHFYTATKYAVTALTEALRQELREAKTHIRATSISPGLVETEFAYRFFSEKPEIAVATYKRIKCLEADDIANAVVYALSAPPHVQVGEILINPVEDSIIT; encoded by the exons ATGAATTGCTGGAAAGGCAGGGTTGCTCTTGTCACTGGTGCTTCGGTGGGAATCGGAGCTGCAGTCGCAAAGTCTCTTGTCCAGCATGGCATGAAGGTGGTCGGCTGTGCCAGAAATGTGAAGCAAATTGAG AATTTGGCAGCAGAATGTGTCAGGAGTGGATTCAGTGGCACTCTGATCCCGTATGAATGTGATCTGACTGTAGAGGACGAAATATTATCTATGTTTACCTGGATCAAAGATCAACACATAGGTGTTGACGTGTGCATTAATAATGCTGGTTTGGCTCACCCTGAGCCTCTATTGACTGGCAAAACCACTGGCTGGAGGAGTATGATAAAC TTGAATGTCCTTGCCCTGTCAGTGTGCACCCGTGAGGCTTACCAGTccatgaaagaaagaaaagttgATGATGGTCATATCATTAATATCAACAG TGTTTGTGGACACCGGGTCATCAATAACGCCGATGGACATTTCTACACCGCTACCAAATATGCAGTGACGGCTCTCACAGAAGCTTTGAGGCAGGAGTTACGAGAGGCCAAAACTCACATTCGTGCCACA TCCATATCTCCTGGTTTAGTGGAGACAGAGTTTGCCTACCGGTTCTTTAGTGAAAAACCAGAAATAGCTGTTGCTACCTACAAACGTATAAAG TGCCTAGAAGCAGATGATATTGCAAACGCAGTGGTGTATGCACTAAGTGCGCCTCCTCATGTTCAA GTTGGTGAGATTCTGATCAACCCAGTAGAGGATTCGATTATAACGTGA
- the LOC141285057 gene encoding dehydrogenase/reductase SDR family member 11-like translates to MDRWKGRVALVTGASMGIGAAIAKSLVQHGLKVVGCARNVEQIETLAAECARSAFSGTLIPYKCDLSVEIEILSMFTWIKDQHKGVDVCINNAGLAHPEPLLSGKTSGWRDMMDVNVLALSVCTRETYQSMKERKVDDGHIININSICGHRVPNNAKGHFYSASKYAVTALTESLRQELREAKSHMRATSISPGLVETEIHYRSFRKNPEKAAAMCKSIKFLQTDDIANAVVYALSAPPHVQIGDIQMRPVEQLT, encoded by the exons ATGGATCGTTGGAAAGGCAGGGTTGCTCTTGTCACTGGAGCTTCAATGGGAATCGGAGCGGCAATTGCAAAGTCTCTTGTCCAGCATGGCTTGAAGGTGGTTGGCTGTGCCAGAAATGTGGAGCAAATTGAG ACATTGGCAGCAGAATGTGCCAGGAGTGCATTCAGTGGCACTCTGATCCCATATAAATGTGATCTGTCTGTGGAGATTGAAATATTATCTATGTTTACCTGGATCAAAGATCAACACAAAGGTGTTGACGTGTGCATTAATAACGCTGGTTTGGCTCACCCTGAGCCTCTATTGAGCGGCAAAACCAGTGGCTGGAGGGATATGATGGAC GTGAATGTCCTTGCCCTGTCAGTGTGCACCCGTGAGACTTACCAATccatgaaagaaagaaaagttgATGATGGTCATATCATTAATATTAACAG TATTTGTGGACACCGAGTCCCCAACAATGCGAAAGGACACTTTTACTCTGCCAGCAAATATGCAGTGACGGCTCTCACAGAAAGTTTGAGGCAGGAGTTACGAGAGGCCAAATCCCACATGCGTGCCACA TCCATATCTCCTGGTTTAGTGGAGACAGAGATACACTATCGGTCCTTTAGAAAAAACCCAGAAAAGGCTGCTGCCATGTGTAAAAGCATAAAG TTCCTGCAAACAGATGACATAGCAAACGCAGTGGTGTATGCACTCAGTGCTCCTCCTCATGTTCAA ATTGGTGACATTCAGATGAGGCCTGTGGAGCAGTTGACATAA
- the LOC141284627 gene encoding dehydrogenase/reductase SDR family member 11-like: protein MDRWKGRVALVTGASVGIGAAIAKSLVQHGMKVVGCARNVEQIEKLATECVSSGFSGTLFPYKCDLSVEDDMLSMFSWIKVQHQGVDVCINNAGLALPENLLSGKTSGWKTMLDVNVIGLSVCTREAYQSMKERNIDDGHIININSMSGHRVVNNAVTHFYTASKYAVTALTEGLRQELREAKTHIRATCISPGLVETEFAYRLFSENQEKAAATYQGIKCLQADDIANAVVYALSAPPHAQIGDIQMRPVEQLA, encoded by the exons ATGGATCGCTGGAAAGGTAGGGTTGCTCTTGTCACTGGTGCTTCGGTGGGAATCGGAGCTGCAATCGCAAAGTCTCTTGTCCAGCATGGCATGAAGGTGGTCGGCTGTGCCAGAAATGTGGAGCAAATTGAG AAACTGGCAACAGAATGTGTCAGTAGTGGATTCAGTGGCACTCTGTTTCCATATAAATGTGATCTGTCTGTAGAGGACGACATGTTATCCATGTTCTCCTGGATCAAAGTTCAACATCAGGGTGTTGATGTGTGCATTAATAACGCTGGTTTGGCTCTCCCAGAGAATCTACTGAGCGGCAAAACCAGTGGCTGGAAGACTATGCTGGAT GTGAATGTCATTGGCCTGTCGGTTTGCACCCGTGAGGCTTACCAATCtatgaaagaaagaaatattgatGATGgccatattattaatattaacag CATGAGTGGACACCGCGTCGTTAACAATGCTGTTACACACTTCTACACTGCCAGCAAATATGCAGTGACGGCTCTCACAGAAGGTCTGCGGCAAGAGTTACGAGAGGCCAAAACCCACATACGTGCCACA TGTATATCTCCTGGTTTAGTGGAGACAGAATTTGCCTACCGACTCTTTAGTGAAAACCAAGAAAAGGCTGCTGCTACTTATCAAGGCATAAAG tgcctACAAGCAGATGATATAGCAAACGCAGTGGTGTATGCACTAAGTGCGCCTCCTCATGCTCAA ATTGGTGACATTCAGATGAGGCCTGTGGAGCAGCTGGCATAA
- the LOC141284901 gene encoding carbonic anhydrase 4-like, whose product MNVLCFSVLAILCRFASSAEWCYQSQVTCSNGSHACVGPDDWESVAAACGQSKQSPINIVTKQVVVDGRLTPVQFTGYQEIINTVITNNGHTLQVNLPDRATINGANLGANYKAQQLHLHWGKNGGPGSEHTVDGEKYPMELHIVHINEKYNSVEQASTDPSGVAVLGFFYEVSANANNKYDGIINSLKNVTRPGTNVTLPAVSLDMLILPHNELERYFRYEGSLTTPGCSEAVVWTVFEKAIPLSKEQLSAFSNLMFSDGTPMVNTFRPVQLRHDRTVNYSRSYVFCVSTVLLISSVFTSLYALTV is encoded by the exons ATGAATGTGCTTTGCTTTTCCGTACTTGCTATTTTATGCAGGTTTGCTTCAAGTGCAG AATGGTGCTATCAGTCTCAAGTAACTTGCAGCAATGGGTCCCATGCATGTGTAG GACCGGACGACTGGGAGTCGGTAGCTGCAGCCTGTGGACAGTCAAAACAGTCACCCATTAACATTGTAACAAAGCAAGTTGTAGTTGACGGTCGTCTGACCCCAGTGCAGTTTACAGGCTACCAAGAGATAATCAATACTGTCATTACAAACAATGGACACACAT TGCAAGTTAATCTGCCAGACAGAGCAACAATTAATGGAGCCAATTTAGGAGCCAATTACAAAGCTCAGCAGCTTCATCTCCACTGGGGCAAGAATGGTGGACCTGGATCAGAACATACTGTAGATGGAGAGAAATACCCTATGGAG CTTCATATtgtacatataaatgaaaaatacaactCTGTGGAACAGGCCAGTACTGATCCTTCTGGAGTTGCCGTTCTTGGATTTTTTTATGAG GTATCAGCAAATGCCAATAACAAATATGATGGGATCATAAATTCTCTGAAAAATGTTACACGTCCTG GAACCAATGTAACACTTCCAGCTGTGTCATTAGACATGCTCATTCTCCCCCATAATGAACTGGAGAGGTACTTCCGCTACGAGGGGTCCCTCACCACACCAGGCTGCTCTGAAGCTGTGGTCTGGACAGTATTTGAGAAAGCGATACCGCTCAGCAAAGAACAG CTTTCTGCATTTTCAAACCTGATGTTTTCTGATGGGACTCCAATGGTAAACACATTCCGACCTGTTCAGCTGAGGCATGACCGCACAGTGAATTATTCAAGGAGTTATGTTTTCTGTGTTAGCACTGTCTTATTGATCAGCTCTGTTTTCACATCCCTCTATGCTCTCACTGTCTAA